A window of the Brassica napus cultivar Da-Ae chromosome C5, Da-Ae, whole genome shotgun sequence genome harbors these coding sequences:
- the LOC106401976 gene encoding U-box domain-containing protein 4: MESFQNPDWETEFNRFEQAISSSPAPIRVRSVIKLSALANQSPESILTRAIPILAGLLRVSDDLDRSVQAAAAHCLKRIACLGGEFAATMGRCGVIASLLGLLLEASNDNGIVLRRIWVKCLWSLVTFGSSIRIGLARLGGVEIVTRELNTWEDDSSRWCLLEILTALTTIRESRRVLVHNGGLKFLIEAAKVGNFASRERACHAIGLIGVTRRCRRLLVEAGVVPALVDLFRDGDEKGKLLAGNALGIIAAQTEYIRPVTEAGSIPLYVELLSGGDPMGKDIAEDVFCILAVAEGNAVLIAEQLVRILREGDNESKFAASDVLWDLAGYRHSVSVIRDSGAIPLLVGLVRDGSLEFRERISGAISQLCYNENDREVFSESGMIPILIEWLGDESEELRDNAAEALINFSEDREHYGRVREALSHPVIRSMQSRLARIRASHEHLVRSMRRVTIEHLARDPYLP; this comes from the coding sequence ATGGAAAGTTTTCAAAACCCAGATTGGGAAACCGAGTTCAATCGCTTCGAACAAGCGATCTCATCCTCTCCCGCTCCAATTCGCGTAAGATCCGTTATAAAGCTATCAGCTTTAGCTAATCAATCACCGGAGAGTATCCTAACCCGCGCAATCCCGATCCTCGCCGGTCTTCTCCGCGTCTCCGACGACCTCGATCGCTCCGTCCAAGCCGCCGCCGCGCATTGCTTGAAACGAATCGCCTGTCTCGGCGGCGAGTTCGCGGCGACGATGGGGAGGTGCGGCGTGATCGCTAGCTTGTTAGGGCTCTTACTCGAGGCGTCCAATGATAACGGTATCGTGCTCCGAAGGATCTGGGTGAAGTGTTTGTGGAGTTTAGTTACGTTTGGATCTTCGATTCGAATCGGGTTAGCTAGGTTAGGAGGTGTAGAGATCGTGACACGTGAGTTGAACACGTGGGAAGATGATTCGAGTAGATGGTGCCTGTTAGAGATCCTTACTGCTCTGACGACGATACGAGAGAGCAGACGCGTTCTTGTTCATAACGGAGGGTTGAAGTTTCTTATCGAGGCTGCTAAAGTTGGCAACTTTGCgtcgagagagagagcttgTCACGCTATTGGATTGATCGGTGTTACTAGACGGTGTAGGAGGTTGCTTGTTGAAGCAGGAGTGGTTCCAGCTCTTGTGGATCTGTTTCGAGATGGAGATGAGAAGGGAAAGCTTTTAGCTGGTAATGCCTTGGGGATCATAGCGGCTCAGACCGAGTACATTAGGCCTGTTACTGAAGCTGGTTCCATTCCTTTGTATGTGGAGCTTCTCTCGGGAGGAGATCCGATGGGGAAAGATATTGCAGAGGATGTGTTCTGTATACTAGCTGTAGCTGAGGGTAATGCTGTTTTGATAGCGGAGCAGCTTGTGAGGATCTTGAGGGAAGGAGATAACGAATCCAAGTTTGCTGCTTCTGATGTGTTGTGGGATCTCGCGGGTTATAGGCATTCTGTGTCTGTTATTAGAGACTCTGGTGCGATTCCTTTGCTGGTGGGGCTTGTGAGAGATGGGTCTCTTGAGTTTAGGGAGAGGATCTCTGGAGCTATTTCTCAGCTGTGTTACAACGAGAACGACCGTGaggtcttttctgagtctggTATGATACCGATTCTGATTGAGTGGTTGGGGGATGAGTCGGAAGAGCTCAGGGATAATGCGGCCGAGGCGCTGATTAATTTCTCAGAAGACCGAGAGCATTATGGTAGAGTGCGTGAGGCATTAAGCCATCCCGTGATTCGGAGTATGCAGAGCAGACTTGCTAGAATCAGAGCCTCTCATGAACATTTGGTTAGGTCAATGCGAAGGGTTACAATCGAACATCTTGCCCGAGATCCATATCTTCCCTAA
- the LOC111206515 gene encoding heavy metal-associated isoprenylated plant protein 47-like: MEVAVNAKGVISVAIEGESGDDLVVVGDGIDAACLVDTLRKKACYAMLETLEEVSPGILPPDDEQVENPQEEDDTDNSKNIEADDNGTDQTVPPHCCLAQCSTNCYEQPHSDIYEVVYDSYGPTTGCIIM, translated from the exons ATGGAAGTAGCAGTTAATGCAAAGG GTGTAATCTCTGTAGCCATAGAAGGGGAATCCGGGGACGATCTTGTAGTGGTTGGTGATGGAATTGATGCTGCTTGTTTGGTTGATACCTTGAGGAAGAAAGCTTGCTATGCCATGTTAGAGACTCTTGAAGAAGTAAGCCCGGGTATTCTCCCTCCTGATGATGAGCAGGTGGAGAATCCACAAGAAGAGGATGATACAGACAATTCCAAGAACATCGAGGCTGATGATAACGGTACAGATCAAACTGTTCCACCTCATTGTTGCCTAGCTCAGTGCTCCACCAATTGCTATGAACAGCCACACTCTGATATATATGAAGTAGTCTATGATTCTTATGGTCCAACCACTGGATGCATTATCATGTAA